In Solanum pennellii chromosome 7, SPENNV200, the following are encoded in one genomic region:
- the LOC107024527 gene encoding ubiquinone biosynthesis O-methyltransferase, mitochondrial, whose protein sequence is MASKLVLNRLRSLCRVSQLSDVRFDKLRDPLSIFSTSQNHVAWRSYSEASQPTPINPPPPPPPSPNTSTTTSSSLNEFELAKFSAIAETWWDAEGPFKPLHLMNPTRLAFIRSTLCRHFRKDPNCTRPFEGLKFVDVGCGGGILSEPLARMGATVTGVDAVDKNIKIARLHADLDPQTSSIEYRCTTAESLVEEQRQFDAVIALEVIEHVADPAGFCKSLSALTIPGGATVISTINRSMRAYATAIVAAEYLLHWLPKGTHQWSSFLTPEELVLILQRASISVQEMAGFVYNPLTGRWSLSDDISVNFIAFGTKSAKKDETLD, encoded by the exons ATGGCTTCGAAGCTCGTTTTGAACCGACTGAGATCTCTCTGTAGAGTCTCTCAACTCAGCGACGTCCGTTTTGATAAACTCAGAGACCCGCTTTCCATTTTCTCCACCTCACAAAATCATGTAGCATGGCGATCTTATTCCGAAGCTTCTCAGCCAACTCCGATAAATCCTcctccaccacctcctccatCCCCTAATACTTCTACTACAACTTCAAGTTCTCTCAATGAATTTGAACTTGCCAAATTCTCTGCCATTGCCGAAACCTG GTGGGATGCAGAAGGACCCTTTAAGCCATTACATCTGATGAACCCTACAAGACTTGCTTTTATTAGGTCCACTCTTTGTCGGCACTTCAG AAAGGATCCAAATTGCACTAGACCTTTTGAAGGACTGAAGTTTGTTGATGTTGGTTGTGGAGGCGGAATTTTATCCGAG CCTTTGGCTCGAATGGGAGCTACGGTCACGGGAGTTGATGCTGTAGACAAAAATATTAAGATTGCTCGCCTTCATGCG GATTTGGATCCACAAACTTCTTCAATTGAATATCGGTGCACAACAGCTG AAAGCCTGGTTGAAGAACAGAGACAATTCGATGCTGTGATTGCGCTAGAG GTGATTGAGCATGTAGCAGATCCTGCTGGATTCTGCAAATCATTATCAGCGTTGACCATTCCTGGTGGTGCTACAGTGATATCAACAATTAATCGTTCAATGAGAGCATATGCAACGGCAATCGTTGCAGCAGAGTATCTCCTACATTGG CTTCCAAAAGGTACACATCAATGGTCAAGCTTTCTAACCCCAGAAGAACTAGTCCTCATTCTTCAGCGCGCTTCTATATCG GTGCAAGAGATGGCTGGATTTGTATACAACCCTTTGACGGGTCGCTGGTCCTTGTCCGATGACATCAGTGTTAATTTCATCGCTTTCGGAACAAAATCAGCCAAGAAGGATGAAACTCTAGATTAA